The Pseudomonas sp. G2-4 genome window below encodes:
- a CDS encoding TraX family protein — translation MSRRDGALDLLKWLGLVAMVLDHLRYVGFSVDWLYVPGRLAFPWFCLAMAANLARSEASASRWGYLGWLLLFSALSEIPYRMFLPDAATLNVLPTLTLGLLVARSWQTPTLEARGLAAGALLLAALFSAQLMFGFFGVLLPLAMLLVFRRPWYFALLPGLVCVAANQWRVLYGAAWLGDAVALWGLLACLIAPGLGLLLLRQAGRFHPPAMRRWAYGLYPAHFLVLLVVRQVAA, via the coding sequence ATGAGCCGCCGTGACGGTGCACTGGACCTGCTCAAGTGGTTGGGTCTGGTGGCGATGGTGCTCGATCATCTGCGATATGTCGGGTTCTCCGTTGACTGGCTTTACGTGCCGGGACGCTTGGCGTTCCCGTGGTTTTGCCTGGCAATGGCGGCGAACCTGGCGCGCAGCGAGGCCAGCGCGAGCCGGTGGGGTTACCTGGGCTGGCTGCTGCTGTTCAGCGCGCTGAGCGAGATTCCCTACCGGATGTTCTTGCCCGACGCCGCCACCCTGAATGTACTGCCGACCCTGACCCTGGGGTTGCTGGTGGCGCGCAGCTGGCAGACGCCGACCCTGGAGGCGCGAGGCCTGGCGGCGGGGGCGTTGCTGTTGGCGGCGCTGTTCTCGGCGCAACTGATGTTTGGCTTCTTTGGCGTGCTGCTGCCGCTGGCGATGTTGCTGGTGTTTCGCCGGCCTTGGTACTTCGCGTTGTTGCCAGGGTTGGTGTGTGTGGCGGCCAATCAATGGCGGGTGTTGTATGGCGCGGCGTGGCTGGGGGATGCGGTGGCGTTGTGGGGGTTGTTGGCTTGCCTGATTGCGCCAGGGCTGGGGTTGTTGCTGTTGCGACAGGCTGGTCGTTTTCATCCCCCGGCGATGCGGCGTTGGGCTTATGGCCTTTATCCGGCGCATTTCCTGGTTTTGCTCGTGGTTCGCCAGGTCGCCGCGTAG
- the glyA gene encoding serine hydroxymethyltransferase has protein sequence MFSKQDQIQGYDDALLAAMNAEEQRQEDHIELIASENYTSKRVMQAQGSGLTNKYAEGYPGKRYYGGCEHVDKVEALAIERAKQLFGADYANVQPHSGSSANSAVYLALLQAGDTILGMSLAHGGHLTHGAKVSSSGKLYNAVQYGIDTTTGLIDYDEVERLAVEHKPKMIVAGFSAYSKTLDFPRFRQIADKVGALLFVDMAHVAGLVAAGLYPNPLPYADVVTTTTHKTLRGPRGGLILAKANEEIEKKLNAAVFPGAQGGPLMHVIAGKAVCFKEAAEPGFKVYQQQVIDNAQAMAGVFIKRGYDVVSGGTDNHLFLVSLIRQGLTGKDADAALGRAHITVNKNAVPNDPQSPFVTSGLRIGTPAVTTRGFKVSQCVTLAGWICDILDNLGDADVEANVAQQVAALCADFPVYR, from the coding sequence ATGTTCAGCAAGCAAGATCAGATTCAAGGTTACGATGATGCACTGCTGGCGGCGATGAACGCCGAAGAGCAACGCCAGGAAGATCACATCGAGCTGATCGCGTCAGAGAACTACACCAGCAAGCGCGTGATGCAGGCCCAGGGCAGTGGCCTGACCAACAAGTACGCCGAAGGCTATCCGGGCAAGCGCTACTACGGCGGCTGCGAGCACGTCGACAAAGTCGAAGCCCTGGCTATCGAACGCGCCAAGCAATTGTTCGGTGCCGATTACGCCAACGTCCAGCCGCACTCCGGGTCTTCGGCCAACAGCGCCGTGTACCTCGCCTTGCTGCAGGCCGGTGACACCATCCTGGGCATGAGCCTGGCCCACGGCGGTCACCTGACCCACGGCGCCAAAGTGTCGTCCTCGGGCAAACTCTACAACGCGGTGCAATACGGCATCGACACCACCACTGGCCTGATCGACTACGATGAAGTCGAGCGCCTGGCGGTCGAGCACAAGCCGAAAATGATCGTGGCTGGTTTCTCGGCTTACTCCAAGACCCTCGACTTCCCACGTTTCCGCCAGATCGCCGACAAAGTCGGTGCCCTGCTGTTCGTCGACATGGCCCACGTGGCCGGTCTGGTCGCCGCCGGCCTGTACCCGAACCCGCTGCCGTACGCCGACGTGGTCACCACCACCACCCACAAGACCCTGCGCGGTCCACGTGGCGGCCTGATCCTGGCCAAGGCCAACGAAGAGATCGAGAAAAAACTCAACGCCGCAGTATTCCCGGGCGCCCAGGGCGGCCCGCTGATGCACGTGATCGCCGGCAAGGCAGTGTGCTTCAAGGAAGCGGCGGAGCCTGGCTTCAAGGTTTACCAGCAGCAAGTGATCGATAACGCCCAGGCCATGGCTGGCGTGTTCATCAAGCGCGGCTACGATGTAGTGTCCGGTGGCACCGATAACCACCTGTTCCTGGTCAGCCTGATTCGTCAGGGCCTGACCGGCAAGGATGCCGATGCTGCCCTGGGCCGCGCCCACATCACCGTCAACAAGAACGCTGTGCCGAACGACCCGCAATCGCCGTTCGTGACTTCGGGCCTGCGCATCGGCACTCCGGCGGTGACTACTCGCGGTTTCAAGGTCTCCCAGTGCGTCACGCTGGCCGGCTGGATCTGCGACATCCTCGACAACCTCGGCGACGCCGATGTCGAGGCCAATGTTGCCCAGCAAGTAGCGGCCCTGTGCGCGGACTTCCCGGTTTATCGCTGA